The proteins below come from a single Gimesia alba genomic window:
- a CDS encoding DUF11 domain-containing protein, whose protein sequence is MSNVAIKLIAVTGVVGLGVLMFLQAQKGIQSGNIENQIGQLDVLESVDSQSASSQPETSMLPDQTEPQVGEIKIPRDKVPTELSELTAQNATPIKSKSEPPFAPNTTPSSSKIKLTAATEESALDLQDENEFEPEDKNAFTPPAKGLDFREPPALKTPDFDENPFAESAQPATTEKQKAAMTAPLESEFKTGPQFGLDTNFDNTPAPEDTKTKIPPRETISKSAEAVSPFEQEAAPVKPTLSPTPELPTATDNERKSQENPFSGNTSPATKLETDDSPFEIKEGSLPATPKVDSNPFMTVPKAEETPEAKPLATPPAELPTPEVEQEFNPFGNEPAAKPAEPAQPLELKLPESTPPNSANNEEKQANPFSVEPEKTANDSTPAPLETTPQPEPTPAEEPSDVVVIKKRKETAPQEPPLFTIEGKTKAQNTPAPQPIQIAPASEPKPLNLVEGNQPVPQEPAKLSAQQKTQSPKMTIQKVAPPEAILGQPFIYHVLVKNSGTTSAQNVVVEDRIPKGAKLTGTIPRAEQIKDRIIWRLGEMSPGMEKKISIRVIPETAGQIGSVATVNFVTEVASETKITSPKLVIQSDQPGAVKPGEITVVNYTITNSGTGDAKNVYIRSIIPPQFTHPGGDDLEYNIGVIPAGGTKQVQLKLKAIKPGAGKNISSVMGDGNLKAETEVPLKVIGNGEQFLLTRKGPKNRYLGRSGVYENTIANNTEKPIQNISVFESVPPGMKFVTASANGQFDTVRNVVQWDIPELAASEQRVLTVELEPIEVGKLISTVQVVTDNNTKYSANLQSEVTVIGQPLLKVETSELKGPLEVGEKMAMQIQLVNQGSASATNVEFRVKIPNELVFLAAKGPVRYKQAGSYIIFEPAQELPAKQALNFELSFAAQNKGDARVLVQVQSKQMQKPLNQEEAIPVLEKLQ, encoded by the coding sequence ATGTCGAATGTAGCGATCAAACTCATCGCCGTCACTGGTGTTGTAGGCCTCGGCGTCTTGATGTTTCTCCAGGCACAGAAAGGCATCCAGTCTGGTAATATTGAAAACCAGATAGGACAGCTGGATGTATTGGAATCAGTGGATTCCCAATCGGCAAGCTCACAACCTGAAACATCAATGCTTCCCGACCAGACTGAACCCCAGGTAGGCGAGATCAAAATTCCTCGCGATAAGGTTCCTACCGAACTCTCTGAACTGACAGCACAAAACGCCACACCGATCAAGTCAAAATCAGAACCGCCATTCGCCCCGAATACAACCCCAAGTTCTTCCAAAATCAAACTTACAGCGGCTACAGAAGAATCGGCCCTCGACCTCCAGGATGAAAATGAGTTCGAACCTGAGGATAAAAATGCCTTCACCCCTCCTGCCAAAGGTCTGGATTTTCGTGAACCTCCCGCATTGAAAACGCCAGATTTCGATGAAAACCCCTTTGCTGAATCCGCACAGCCAGCGACGACAGAAAAGCAGAAGGCGGCAATGACAGCCCCCCTGGAATCAGAATTCAAAACGGGCCCACAATTTGGACTGGATACGAACTTCGATAACACGCCAGCCCCTGAAGATACAAAAACGAAAATCCCACCACGGGAAACCATTTCCAAATCGGCTGAAGCTGTCAGCCCCTTTGAGCAGGAAGCAGCGCCGGTGAAACCAACTCTGTCTCCTACCCCTGAGTTACCGACGGCCACTGATAATGAACGGAAAAGCCAGGAAAATCCGTTTTCGGGAAATACGTCTCCTGCCACAAAACTGGAGACTGATGACTCTCCGTTTGAAATCAAGGAGGGGAGTCTCCCTGCAACTCCCAAGGTCGATTCCAATCCCTTTATGACGGTCCCCAAGGCCGAGGAAACACCTGAAGCGAAGCCGCTTGCGACACCGCCGGCTGAACTACCAACACCGGAAGTCGAGCAAGAATTCAACCCGTTTGGAAATGAACCTGCTGCAAAACCAGCAGAGCCGGCTCAGCCACTCGAATTGAAGTTACCTGAAAGCACTCCACCAAATTCAGCGAACAACGAGGAAAAGCAAGCCAATCCCTTTTCGGTAGAACCAGAGAAAACCGCGAACGACTCGACACCAGCTCCTCTGGAAACCACTCCTCAACCAGAACCGACACCGGCTGAAGAACCGTCTGATGTAGTCGTCATCAAAAAACGGAAAGAGACTGCTCCACAGGAACCACCACTCTTTACGATTGAAGGCAAAACAAAAGCACAGAATACACCAGCACCACAGCCGATTCAAATTGCACCTGCTTCTGAACCCAAGCCATTGAATCTCGTCGAGGGAAATCAACCTGTTCCTCAAGAGCCGGCAAAATTGTCAGCCCAGCAAAAGACGCAATCTCCGAAAATGACGATTCAGAAAGTGGCGCCTCCCGAAGCCATTCTGGGGCAGCCATTCATTTATCACGTGCTTGTCAAAAACAGTGGCACCACATCGGCCCAGAACGTCGTTGTCGAGGATCGTATCCCCAAAGGGGCTAAATTAACAGGCACCATTCCTCGTGCAGAACAGATAAAAGATCGCATTATCTGGCGACTGGGAGAAATGAGCCCTGGGATGGAAAAGAAAATATCCATCCGAGTCATCCCTGAAACAGCCGGACAAATCGGCAGTGTTGCAACCGTGAATTTCGTCACGGAAGTTGCCTCTGAAACAAAAATCACTTCTCCCAAACTGGTGATTCAGTCGGACCAGCCGGGAGCCGTCAAACCTGGTGAGATTACCGTCGTTAATTACACCATCACTAATTCAGGCACAGGTGATGCCAAAAACGTTTACATTCGCAGCATCATCCCTCCACAATTCACTCACCCTGGAGGCGATGACCTGGAATACAATATCGGCGTCATTCCTGCCGGTGGAACCAAACAGGTTCAATTGAAACTAAAAGCCATCAAGCCCGGTGCCGGCAAAAATATCTCCAGCGTTATGGGAGATGGAAATCTCAAAGCAGAAACCGAAGTTCCTCTGAAAGTCATTGGGAACGGCGAACAGTTTCTATTAACCCGCAAAGGCCCCAAAAACAGGTATCTAGGGCGTTCCGGTGTCTATGAAAATACAATCGCAAACAACACAGAAAAGCCAATTCAAAATATCTCCGTCTTCGAATCAGTCCCTCCCGGGATGAAGTTTGTCACAGCCTCGGCCAACGGACAGTTTGATACCGTCCGCAATGTCGTCCAGTGGGACATCCCGGAGTTAGCTGCCAGTGAGCAGCGAGTTTTGACTGTTGAACTGGAGCCCATTGAAGTTGGTAAACTGATCAGCACAGTCCAGGTCGTCACCGACAACAACACAAAATATTCGGCTAACCTGCAGTCAGAAGTCACCGTCATTGGTCAACCATTACTGAAAGTGGAGACCAGCGAATTAAAGGGCCCTCTTGAAGTCGGCGAAAAAATGGCGATGCAGATTCAGCTCGTGAATCAGGGGAGTGCCTCTGCTACGAATGTAGAATTTCGCGTCAAGATCCCCAATGAACTGGTCTTTCTCGCAGCCAAAGGTCCGGTCCGCTATAAACAGGCAGGCTCTTACATCATCTTTGAACCTGCTCAGGAATTACCCGCAAAGCAGGCGTTAAACTTCGAGCTCTCTTTCGCAGCTCAAAACAAAGGGGATGCTCGCGTTTTAGTGCAGGTTCAGTCGAAGCAGATGCAAAAGCCACTGAACCAGGAAGAAGCGATTCCTGTATTGGAAAAGTTACAGTAG
- a CDS encoding DNA integrity scanning protein DisA nucleotide-binding domain protein, whose amino-acid sequence MKRVELSPQLTSLLKVAKRLASDCEIEVVFLLADIPYDFLEISKSLGKLRLVVSSDKPDVQRAAQEDGIALVPLIHEPQTRQVQISQAILEAIADEILASGDRIIALYAGFEREHADSLSIVSLADHLAKLTSRDLQRLETKVPLQTLRTVVDLAVEIGREGREGKPVGALFVVGNHRKVLSLSHEQVHDPFKGYSQKDRMVSNPRVKESMKELAQIDGAFIISSDGVVQSAGRILNASAEGLTLSKGLGARHWAAAAISKETGAIAIAVSESTGTVRIFQDGYVVLRIEPMSSAMKWFDFDTEPPQSE is encoded by the coding sequence ATGAAACGGGTTGAGCTTTCTCCACAATTAACCAGCTTGCTGAAAGTAGCCAAGCGTTTGGCCAGTGATTGTGAGATTGAAGTCGTCTTCCTGTTGGCCGATATCCCGTACGATTTCCTGGAAATCAGCAAATCACTCGGGAAATTACGACTCGTTGTTTCCTCAGATAAGCCTGATGTCCAGCGCGCCGCACAAGAAGACGGCATTGCTCTGGTCCCTCTCATTCATGAGCCACAGACCCGGCAAGTTCAGATCAGCCAGGCCATTCTGGAGGCGATTGCTGATGAAATCCTGGCATCCGGGGATCGCATTATTGCTCTCTATGCAGGCTTTGAACGAGAACACGCCGATTCATTAAGTATCGTCAGTCTCGCAGATCACTTGGCCAAACTGACCTCACGTGATTTGCAGCGACTTGAGACCAAAGTTCCACTCCAGACATTAAGAACCGTCGTAGATCTCGCAGTCGAAATTGGACGGGAAGGGCGGGAAGGAAAACCGGTTGGCGCTTTATTTGTCGTCGGAAACCATCGCAAAGTCTTATCTCTGTCGCACGAACAGGTTCACGATCCCTTTAAAGGCTACTCACAAAAAGACCGGATGGTGAGCAACCCCCGCGTCAAAGAGAGCATGAAAGAACTGGCGCAAATCGATGGTGCCTTCATTATCAGCTCAGATGGGGTCGTCCAGTCTGCTGGACGGATTTTAAACGCCTCTGCTGAGGGATTAACCCTGTCGAAAGGCTTGGGCGCCCGTCATTGGGCCGCCGCTGCCATCTCCAAAGAAACCGGTGCCATCGCCATTGCGGTATCGGAATCAACGGGAACCGTCCGGATCTTCCAGGACGGTTATGTCGTTCTGCGAATTGAGCCGATGAGCAGTGCGATGAAATGGTTCGATTTTGATACCGAACCCCCTCAATCTGAGTAA
- a CDS encoding DUF6263 family protein, translating to MRSFVFCVLSFVLSLSTLALPVTFAEEDATEYTLRYKFNPNEFVHYHVDSLNKIEVQLNQNKEKTENSTKTLKHYRVIWVDEEGNGTLETMIDRVQMSVKFDNKTPATFDSADKNQKVLKQFEPIQASIGKPSRIVYSPIGKVISNDKKEEKETPNTPNQGFLIPLPENKVKIGDSWKEEYDVEVSVGKTLRKKVPIRRTFTLDSVENQTAVITFKTKIMLRLNDPKLGLQLIQKTPAGTIKLDLDRGVILSQDVSLDKAQVGVFQGKGAMRAVSTRVETLVDPTSLAQKDTESDTK from the coding sequence ATGCGGTCTTTTGTGTTCTGTGTGCTTTCATTTGTGCTGAGCCTGTCAACGCTAGCATTACCGGTCACGTTTGCGGAAGAAGACGCAACGGAATATACGCTGCGCTATAAATTCAATCCCAACGAATTTGTCCATTATCATGTGGATTCACTGAATAAAATCGAGGTTCAATTAAACCAGAACAAAGAAAAGACTGAAAACAGCACGAAAACCTTGAAACACTATCGCGTGATCTGGGTTGATGAAGAGGGAAATGGCACACTGGAAACCATGATTGACCGGGTGCAAATGAGTGTCAAATTCGACAATAAAACACCAGCCACCTTTGACTCTGCAGATAAGAACCAGAAAGTTCTCAAACAATTCGAGCCGATTCAGGCCAGTATCGGCAAGCCTTCTCGTATCGTCTATTCCCCTATTGGAAAAGTCATTTCTAACGACAAAAAAGAGGAGAAGGAAACCCCGAATACTCCAAACCAGGGATTTCTGATCCCGCTGCCTGAAAACAAGGTCAAAATTGGTGATAGCTGGAAGGAAGAATACGATGTGGAAGTCTCAGTGGGAAAAACCCTGAGGAAAAAAGTCCCCATCCGCCGGACTTTTACGCTGGATTCCGTCGAAAATCAGACCGCAGTCATCACCTTCAAAACCAAAATCATGCTCCGTCTGAATGACCCCAAATTAGGGCTCCAACTCATTCAAAAGACCCCGGCCGGGACGATTAAACTGGATCTCGACCGTGGAGTCATCCTTTCACAGGACGTCTCCCTTGATAAAGCACAAGTCGGAGTCTTTCAGGGCAAGGGAGCAATGCGAGCTGTTTCGACGCGCGTCGAAACCCTGGTCGACCCAACAAGCCTGGCCCAGAAAGATACGGAATCCGACACAAAATAA
- a CDS encoding NAD(+)/NADH kinase, whose translation MPDSPLNLMFLLRDQSAHIQSAWEQIHNHLQAQSSVYVSAVSIIEDFSPHDSEVDLVVVLGGDGAILRACRQMRLKQLPMIGVNLGRLGFLADLTPEGFCKNFALILERKYKIVEHLMFECKHIKADGNVDSYLGLNEVVISSAGALSMIDVELAVDNELVTTYSGDGLIISTPVGSTAHSLSAGGPILKQDLQAFVITPICPHTPSNRPLVDNANCLYSLTAANVPEGAMLVIDGQIKVPYSAGDRLEITKASVTFKLARIPGFNYYSRLNRKLGWGGQPKYGAE comes from the coding sequence ATGCCTGATTCGCCTCTTAATTTAATGTTCCTGTTACGGGATCAAAGCGCGCATATTCAATCGGCGTGGGAACAGATTCATAATCACCTTCAAGCACAATCCTCGGTTTACGTCTCTGCGGTTTCAATCATCGAAGATTTTTCTCCCCATGATTCTGAGGTTGATTTGGTTGTTGTACTCGGGGGCGATGGTGCGATTCTCAGGGCGTGCCGCCAAATGCGGCTCAAACAGTTACCGATGATCGGCGTCAATCTGGGGCGGTTGGGTTTTCTGGCAGACCTGACACCAGAGGGATTCTGTAAGAATTTCGCCTTGATTTTAGAGCGAAAATACAAAATCGTCGAACATCTGATGTTTGAATGTAAGCATATTAAGGCAGATGGAAACGTTGATTCCTATCTTGGGTTAAACGAAGTCGTCATTAGTTCGGCGGGAGCGTTGTCGATGATCGATGTCGAATTGGCCGTGGATAATGAGCTTGTCACAACCTACAGCGGGGACGGCTTGATCATCAGCACTCCCGTTGGTTCGACTGCCCACAGTTTGTCCGCAGGAGGTCCGATCCTGAAACAGGACCTGCAGGCGTTTGTGATCACCCCGATTTGTCCACATACGCCCTCGAATCGTCCGCTGGTTGATAACGCGAATTGTCTTTACTCTTTGACCGCCGCGAATGTTCCGGAGGGAGCCATGCTGGTGATTGATGGACAAATCAAGGTCCCGTATTCAGCCGGCGACCGACTGGAAATCACCAAAGCGTCGGTCACATTTAAGCTCGCGCGCATCCCGGGATTCAACTACTATTCCCGACTCAATCGCAAATTAGGCTGGGGTGGACAGCCCAAATATGGGGCAGAGTAG
- a CDS encoding sugar phosphate isomerase/epimerase family protein, which translates to MKYGLNMLLWTSDVNESHFGLLEQIKGWGYDGVELPIFEADEKKFSLVGKKLSELGLECTAVTVCTPDENPISPDAKIREAGLERLKRMLDMCAASGATHICGPIHSALGEFTGAGRTADEWNYGKETLAKAADYAQTLNVTLVCEYLNRFECYFLNCAEDCAQFTREVNHPNLKMMYDSFHANIEEKSITGAVKACADQMVHVHISENDRSTPGEGGVNWDETFSALKEVNYDGWLMIEAFGLALPELAAATRIWRKMFPTEEHLATKGLEFMKTRWEG; encoded by the coding sequence ATGAAGTACGGCTTGAATATGCTGCTTTGGACATCCGATGTGAATGAATCGCATTTTGGACTGCTGGAACAGATTAAAGGCTGGGGCTATGACGGCGTCGAGCTGCCGATTTTCGAAGCCGATGAAAAGAAGTTTTCGCTGGTTGGCAAAAAACTGTCTGAATTAGGTTTAGAGTGTACTGCCGTCACAGTCTGCACGCCTGATGAAAATCCCATTTCCCCCGATGCGAAAATCCGTGAAGCCGGCCTCGAGCGACTGAAACGCATGCTTGATATGTGTGCCGCTTCAGGAGCCACTCATATCTGTGGGCCGATTCACTCTGCTTTGGGTGAGTTCACCGGCGCCGGACGGACAGCCGACGAATGGAATTACGGCAAAGAGACCTTGGCCAAAGCAGCCGACTATGCACAAACCCTTAACGTGACGCTCGTCTGCGAATATTTAAATCGCTTCGAATGTTATTTCCTGAACTGTGCAGAAGACTGTGCCCAGTTCACACGCGAAGTGAATCATCCCAATCTGAAAATGATGTACGATTCGTTTCACGCGAACATTGAAGAGAAATCGATCACCGGGGCCGTCAAAGCCTGTGCTGATCAGATGGTGCATGTCCACATTTCTGAAAACGATCGCTCCACTCCGGGTGAAGGCGGCGTGAACTGGGACGAAACGTTTTCTGCTCTGAAAGAAGTCAACTACGATGGCTGGTTGATGATTGAAGCCTTCGGCCTGGCACTGCCCGAACTGGCAGCCGCCACTCGCATCTGGCGGAAGATGTTCCCGACAGAAGAGCATTTAGCAACCAAAGGTCTGGAATTTATGAAAACCCGCTGGGAAGGATAA
- the glmM gene encoding phosphoglucosamine mutase has product MSERILSISGLRGVVGNGLTPDYLTRFAAAVGTIANKGTVVLSRDGRASGEMVRHAVIAGLISTGCRVVDAGIATTPTCGVLVTHLNAAGGIQITASHNPIPWNGLKPFSAEGSVYNREQGEQLLDVLNNEKFNYVPWDELGTLEVYDNAAGPHIVRVLELVDVEQIQQRKFKVVLDCNHGSGGVATPQLLEALGCEVIVLGETPDGQFEHTPEPLKENLTGLSEAVVQHKADAGFAQDPDADRLAIVDETGRYIGEELTLALGADYVLARTPGPIVVNGSTSRVTADIAAKYNCPFFRSYVGEAHVCAKMKQETAIIGGEGNGGVIDPKVGYVRDSYVSMAYVLAGLAASGQTLSAWADSLPQYSIVKNKITCPREQVDDACKALESHFDDATASSGDGLRLDWDDRWVQVRASNTEPIIRVIAEAPQQKEAETLCNKAMEIVEKAVG; this is encoded by the coding sequence ATGTCGGAACGGATTCTCAGTATTTCCGGTTTAAGGGGCGTTGTGGGGAATGGATTGACGCCCGACTATTTAACGCGTTTCGCCGCAGCCGTGGGCACGATCGCCAACAAAGGGACGGTTGTTTTATCACGAGACGGCAGGGCCAGCGGAGAAATGGTGCGTCACGCGGTCATCGCCGGCCTGATTTCTACGGGCTGTCGGGTGGTTGATGCCGGCATTGCGACGACTCCCACGTGCGGCGTGCTCGTGACGCATCTCAATGCGGCGGGTGGGATTCAAATTACGGCCAGCCACAATCCGATTCCCTGGAACGGTCTGAAACCCTTTTCGGCGGAAGGTTCCGTCTATAACCGGGAACAGGGCGAGCAACTGCTGGATGTGCTTAACAACGAAAAATTCAACTATGTTCCATGGGATGAACTCGGGACTCTGGAAGTTTATGATAATGCCGCCGGCCCGCATATTGTCCGCGTGCTGGAACTGGTGGATGTCGAGCAGATCCAGCAACGGAAGTTTAAAGTGGTTCTGGACTGCAATCATGGTTCGGGCGGGGTCGCGACGCCTCAATTACTGGAAGCACTCGGCTGCGAAGTGATCGTTCTGGGCGAGACGCCAGACGGCCAGTTCGAGCATACCCCGGAACCGCTCAAGGAAAATCTGACGGGGCTCTCTGAAGCGGTCGTCCAGCACAAGGCGGACGCTGGTTTTGCACAAGATCCGGATGCCGACCGGTTGGCAATTGTTGATGAAACGGGTCGCTATATCGGCGAAGAACTGACGCTGGCGTTGGGAGCCGACTACGTTCTGGCGCGGACTCCTGGCCCGATCGTCGTCAACGGTTCCACCAGTCGCGTGACCGCGGATATTGCTGCAAAATACAATTGCCCTTTTTTCCGCTCGTATGTGGGAGAAGCACACGTCTGTGCCAAAATGAAACAGGAAACCGCGATTATTGGCGGAGAAGGAAACGGGGGCGTGATTGACCCCAAAGTGGGCTACGTCCGCGACAGCTATGTCAGCATGGCTTATGTGCTGGCTGGTTTAGCCGCTTCCGGTCAAACATTGAGTGCCTGGGCCGATTCGCTGCCGCAATACAGCATTGTCAAAAACAAAATCACCTGCCCGCGCGAGCAGGTTGATGATGCCTGTAAAGCACTCGAAAGCCATTTTGATGATGCTACCGCTTCTTCGGGTGACGGCCTGCGACTGGATTGGGATGACCGCTGGGTTCAAGTCAGAGCCAGCAATACGGAGCCGATCATTCGCGTGATTGCCGAAGCACCGCAGCAGAAAGAAGCGGAAACGCTCTGTAACAAGGCGATGGAAATTGTCGAAAAAGCGGTTGGTTGA
- a CDS encoding lysophospholipid acyltransferase family protein — protein sequence MAELNPDSPRKRNRRNLPWILFQWILQVLFAFWLRYQSRGKEQLPAEEGGLMVSNHQSFLDPLLIGLPLSRPVSFMARDSLFRIPILGPFLRYEFVIPISRRAASSTSFRAAIQNIEDGNFVGIFPEGTRSEDGAVQRFKPGFLALLKRTDCAIYPIGIAGAFHALPRGAYFLRPCPVRVIFGEPIPSTLVRDYCERGAEKELLELTRQRVAECQQQAEEWLLPEHIR from the coding sequence TTGGCTGAATTGAATCCCGATTCTCCACGGAAACGTAATCGCAGAAACCTACCCTGGATCCTGTTTCAATGGATCCTGCAGGTTCTCTTTGCGTTCTGGTTGCGTTATCAGTCGCGTGGAAAAGAGCAATTGCCGGCAGAGGAGGGAGGCTTAATGGTCAGCAATCACCAGAGTTTTCTGGACCCATTGCTGATTGGCCTCCCACTGAGCCGCCCGGTCAGTTTTATGGCCCGCGACTCACTGTTTCGAATTCCAATCCTGGGACCATTCCTGCGCTATGAGTTTGTGATTCCCATCAGCCGTCGCGCAGCCAGTTCAACCAGCTTTCGTGCTGCCATTCAGAATATTGAAGATGGAAACTTTGTTGGCATCTTTCCGGAAGGGACACGTTCCGAAGATGGCGCAGTCCAGCGTTTTAAACCTGGTTTTTTAGCCTTATTGAAGCGAACCGACTGTGCCATCTATCCGATTGGGATCGCGGGTGCTTTTCACGCACTGCCACGCGGAGCTTACTTTCTGCGTCCGTGCCCGGTGCGAGTGATATTCGGCGAACCAATTCCCTCGACGCTGGTCAGGGACTATTGTGAACGGGGTGCGGAAAAAGAATTACTGGAACTCACCCGACAACGTGTTGCTGAATGCCAACAGCAGGCCGAAGAATGGCTGCTACCTGAACACATCCGCTGA
- a CDS encoding sialidase family protein translates to MPRLLTVKTLSLLLFSAYLGLNSTAVSMGKEPKATTPDQPGLVMQEFVYNDASFPSCHASTIAETPEGLVCAFFGGTAEKNPDVEIWLSRNEGNGWTAPVSVANGVKDASKRWPCWNPVLFQTKPGTLLLFYKVGPNPSEWWGMLKVSHDNGKTWGAAKRLPDGFVGPVKNKPFLLADGTLLCPASTEHDGWQLQMEWTPNLGKTWHRTGPLNDGRKVAAIQPSVLRYGDRLQILCRSKGGKIVEAWSDDEGRSWSEVTETTLPNPNSGTDAVTLKDGRALLVYNPTTKGRSPLHVAVSSDGKHWKTGLVLENQKGEYSYPAVIQTDDGKVHITYTWKRELVKHVVLDPAKLQLKEID, encoded by the coding sequence ATGCCACGCCTGCTGACCGTTAAAACGCTCTCCCTGCTATTATTCTCTGCGTATCTTGGCTTGAATTCGACAGCCGTTTCTATGGGAAAAGAACCAAAAGCAACGACACCTGACCAGCCGGGGCTGGTGATGCAGGAATTCGTTTATAATGACGCCTCGTTTCCTTCGTGCCATGCCTCGACGATTGCAGAAACTCCCGAAGGTCTGGTCTGTGCCTTTTTTGGCGGGACCGCGGAAAAGAACCCGGACGTGGAAATCTGGTTGTCTCGAAATGAGGGAAATGGATGGACTGCTCCCGTCAGTGTTGCCAACGGCGTGAAAGATGCTTCGAAACGCTGGCCTTGCTGGAATCCGGTTCTGTTTCAGACGAAACCGGGAACGTTGCTGCTGTTTTATAAAGTGGGGCCGAATCCCAGCGAATGGTGGGGGATGCTCAAAGTTTCTCACGATAACGGCAAGACCTGGGGCGCCGCCAAGCGCTTGCCGGACGGCTTTGTCGGCCCGGTTAAGAATAAGCCGTTCCTGCTAGCAGACGGCACACTGCTCTGTCCCGCCAGCACCGAACATGATGGCTGGCAGCTACAGATGGAGTGGACTCCCAACCTGGGCAAAACCTGGCATCGCACCGGTCCTCTTAACGATGGCCGAAAAGTGGCGGCGATCCAGCCTTCGGTACTCCGCTATGGAGATCGTCTGCAGATTCTCTGCCGCAGCAAAGGGGGAAAAATCGTCGAAGCCTGGTCTGACGATGAAGGACGCTCCTGGAGTGAAGTCACCGAGACGACACTCCCCAACCCCAACAGTGGAACCGATGCGGTAACCCTGAAAGATGGCCGGGCTCTCTTGGTTTATAACCCGACTACCAAAGGGAGAAGCCCGCTACATGTCGCTGTTTCTTCCGATGGAAAACACTGGAAAACGGGTCTGGTTCTGGAAAACCAGAAAGGGGAGTACTCTTATCCTGCTGTAATTCAAACAGACGACGGCAAAGTGCATATCACTTACACCTGGAAACGCGAGTTAGTCAAACACGTGGTCCTCGATCCTGCGAAGCTGCAACTCAAAGAGATTGATTGA
- a CDS encoding O-acetylhomoserine aminocarboxypropyltransferase/cysteine synthase family protein, with amino-acid sequence MDAEALKLATLCLHGGQEPDPATNSRAVPIYQTTSYVFNDTDHAARLFGLQEFGNIYSRLMNPTCDVLEKRLALLEGGAGALAVASGQAAESLAILNIVESGQNIVSSSSLYGGTYNLFHYTFPKFGIETKFVDQSDPENFKNAIDENTRCVYVEAIGNPRCDIPDFEAISKIAHDAGIPLIVDTTLASPALIRPFEHGADIVVASCTKFIGGHGTSIGGIIIEKGDFPWDNGKFPGMTEPDPSYHGLKFYETFGGMNVAYVLKIRVQLLRDLGPAMSPFNAFQFLQGLETLHLRMERHSENALAVAQFLESHPKVSWVNYCGLESHPSYKLAQKYLPNGSGAVFGFGIQGDTPEQQQANGIKLINNVKLFSHLANVGDSKSLIIHPSSTTHQQLTPEEQASSGVTPDFIRLSVGTEDQADLINDLKQALDQI; translated from the coding sequence ATGGATGCCGAAGCATTGAAATTAGCGACTCTCTGTCTGCACGGCGGTCAGGAACCTGACCCCGCCACCAATTCGCGGGCCGTTCCGATCTACCAGACAACTTCTTATGTCTTTAACGATACTGATCACGCGGCCAGACTGTTCGGCTTGCAGGAGTTCGGCAATATCTACTCACGGTTGATGAACCCCACCTGTGATGTGCTTGAAAAACGACTGGCCCTTCTGGAAGGGGGAGCCGGTGCATTGGCCGTCGCCTCCGGTCAGGCTGCAGAATCGCTGGCGATTCTCAATATTGTCGAATCCGGTCAGAACATCGTTTCGTCCTCCAGTTTGTATGGCGGGACCTACAATCTGTTCCATTACACGTTTCCCAAGTTCGGCATCGAGACCAAGTTTGTCGATCAGAGCGATCCGGAAAACTTCAAAAACGCCATCGATGAAAACACCCGATGCGTTTACGTCGAAGCCATTGGAAACCCCCGTTGCGACATTCCCGACTTCGAAGCCATTTCCAAGATTGCGCATGATGCAGGAATTCCTCTGATTGTCGATACCACCTTGGCCTCCCCTGCTCTGATTCGACCTTTTGAGCATGGTGCAGATATCGTCGTCGCATCCTGTACCAAATTCATTGGCGGGCATGGAACTTCCATCGGCGGGATCATCATCGAAAAAGGGGACTTCCCCTGGGATAACGGAAAATTCCCCGGGATGACCGAACCAGATCCCAGCTATCACGGTCTTAAATTCTATGAGACCTTTGGTGGCATGAACGTTGCTTATGTCCTCAAGATTCGAGTTCAGCTGCTCCGCGACCTGGGACCAGCCATGAGTCCGTTTAACGCCTTCCAGTTCCTGCAGGGATTGGAAACATTGCACTTGAGAATGGAGCGGCACAGCGAGAATGCATTGGCCGTTGCCCAATTCCTGGAAAGCCATCCTAAGGTCTCCTGGGTCAATTACTGTGGTCTGGAATCACATCCTTCTTATAAACTGGCACAAAAGTATCTTCCGAACGGAAGTGGTGCTGTGTTTGGTTTCGGGATTCAGGGTGATACACCAGAACAACAGCAGGCCAACGGAATTAAACTGATTAACAACGTGAAACTGTTCTCCCATCTGGCAAATGTGGGCGACAGTAAATCGCTGATCATCCACCCCTCCAGCACAACGCATCAGCAGTTGACACCGGAAGAACAAGCCAGTTCCGGCGTGACTCCTGATTTCATCCGGTTGTCAGTCGGAACGGAAGATCAGGCCGATTTAATCAACGATCTCAAACAGGCTCTGGACCAGATTTGA